One window from the genome of Phycisphaerae bacterium encodes:
- a CDS encoding PEP-CTERM sorting domain-containing protein (PEP-CTERM proteins occur, often in large numbers, in the proteomes of bacteria that also encode an exosortase, a predicted intramembrane cysteine proteinase. The presence of a PEP-CTERM domain at a protein's C-terminus predicts cleavage within the sorting domain, followed by covalent anchoring to some some component of the (usually Gram-negative) cell surface. Many PEP-CTERM proteins exhibit an unusual sequence composition that includes large numbers of potential glycosylation sites. Expression of one such protein has been shown restore the ability of a bacterium to form floc, a type of biofilm.), giving the protein MRTTTIMICVCGMLACATQAETIHYGGVTFYPPYSAGHYSDVWDLTRSDLVLTYSIDLSAVTQTSSSETPYVEVGIRQVGAGDFNPGPWNTYQGGAGGWMTSLVGDLATNPNLLDLDDKHNLSASGGRDERDYDVYASDPGTVVSPPFGGYDTAYIWFDRDGVDPWQDTKGANTGGTYNITIVYHAITPTLGSMIATINGNGVDIVNQLIRVEGTYYPAGLSFTGDMTQMQVFAGAWWTSGAGGFVSVSDITASGTLIPEPATLSLLTLGGLLLRRRRRCS; this is encoded by the coding sequence ATGAGAACAACGACGATAATGATTTGCGTATGTGGTATGTTGGCTTGCGCCACGCAGGCCGAGACGATTCATTATGGAGGTGTGACCTTTTATCCTCCGTATTCTGCCGGACATTACAGCGATGTTTGGGATCTGACGCGGAGCGATCTCGTATTGACGTACAGCATTGATTTAAGCGCGGTTACGCAAACGTCGTCCTCCGAAACGCCTTACGTGGAGGTTGGGATTCGTCAGGTCGGCGCCGGCGACTTTAACCCGGGTCCTTGGAACACATATCAGGGCGGTGCAGGTGGATGGATGACCTCGCTGGTGGGCGACCTGGCCACAAATCCCAACTTGCTCGATCTCGACGACAAGCACAATCTGAGCGCTTCCGGCGGGCGCGACGAAAGAGACTATGATGTGTACGCGTCGGACCCCGGTACGGTTGTCTCGCCGCCCTTCGGCGGCTACGATACGGCGTACATATGGTTCGATCGGGACGGTGTCGACCCCTGGCAAGATACCAAGGGAGCCAATACGGGCGGCACTTACAACATTACCATTGTCTATCACGCGATTACCCCCACGTTGGGCTCGATGATCGCCACGATCAACGGTAACGGCGTCGACATCGTAAACCAGTTGATCCGCGTCGAGGGAACGTACTATCCCGCGGGCTTGAGCTTCACAGGCGACATGACGCAGATGCAGGTTTTCGCTGGTGCATGGTGGACAAGTGGGGCAGGGGGTTTCGTCTCCGTGTCGGACATCACGGCGAGCGGGACTCTCATTCCCGAACCCGCCACGCTGTCGTTGCTAACCTTGGGCGGGCTGCTTCTGCGGCGGCGTCGCAGGTGTTCATAA
- a CDS encoding PEP-CTERM sorting domain-containing protein (PEP-CTERM proteins occur, often in large numbers, in the proteomes of bacteria that also encode an exosortase, a predicted intramembrane cysteine proteinase. The presence of a PEP-CTERM domain at a protein's C-terminus predicts cleavage within the sorting domain, followed by covalent anchoring to some some component of the (usually Gram-negative) cell surface. Many PEP-CTERM proteins exhibit an unusual sequence composition that includes large numbers of potential glycosylation sites. Expression of one such protein has been shown restore the ability of a bacterium to form floc, a type of biofilm.): MKKLVTICAILCMAATAAQAVFIVESRDAAGNLTPAPAYAEFGVWANAGAKSTAEGLIGVGSRYGSTYRSLAGLKEATFTVDLPVAGEYEVFVTWGAGANRRANIEHRIVHAGGITAVLVDQRATANEWVSLGTYTFNAGPASVTVSNAWVDLSGSMYADAVKWVPEPGAMALLVLGSLGGVVLRRRRA, encoded by the coding sequence ATGAAGAAACTGGTAACGATTTGTGCAATTCTGTGCATGGCCGCAACGGCGGCGCAGGCGGTGTTCATTGTAGAGAGCCGTGATGCTGCCGGCAATCTGACCCCAGCGCCAGCCTACGCTGAGTTCGGCGTGTGGGCCAACGCAGGCGCGAAGAGCACCGCTGAGGGTCTTATAGGTGTCGGTTCTCGCTATGGCAGCACCTATCGTTCTCTCGCCGGCCTGAAGGAGGCCACATTCACCGTGGACCTGCCTGTAGCCGGTGAATATGAGGTGTTTGTGACTTGGGGTGCCGGAGCCAACCGCAGGGCTAATATCGAGCATCGGATAGTTCACGCGGGCGGCATCACCGCAGTGCTGGTGGATCAGCGTGCGACGGCTAACGAGTGGGTTTCCCTGGGTACCTATACCTTCAATGCGGGTCCTGCGTCGGTCACGGTCAGCAATGCATGGGTAGACCTCAGCGGTTCAATGTACGCTGACGCGGTCAAATGGGTTCCCGAGCCTGGGGCGATGGCGTTGCTGGTTTTGGGGAGCCTCGGCGGCGTGGTTCTGCGTCGTCGGAGAGCCTGA